Below is a window of Quercus robur chromosome 6, dhQueRobu3.1, whole genome shotgun sequence DNA.
GTGACAATTTTGGAAGGACATACTTCAGAGGTTTGAACATGTCTCCAATCTTTCTGCATTTTTTTGTCCCCCCTTCGCCCACCTCATAATgattttcctttcttccttcaGGTATGTGCTTGTGCATGGAGTCCAACTGGTTCTTTTCTTGCATCAGGGTAAATATTTCATTGTTGAATGACATACTTCTTGTGTGATGGTTCATCATGTGTATCTATAACTTATTTTAAACATCTTATGTATATTCTGTTACATGCATCTTTCATGTCAACTAATTTGATGCGTTTTCATATTGTGATCCTTTTTTGTTACTGCTGCATTACAGACTTCCTACATCTTAGTCCTTTTGCGTAGTGAATTATAGGTTCCACATTGGATATGATCTTCCAATTGAAGCAAAATCATTATGAAGGGTTACTGAGaattgctttattttttactgGAGCAAATAGGGTTTTCTAAGGATTTCTTGTGTGATTATATCAGCTTCTGCTTTAAGTCATATTACTGCAGATCATTATATTATTCAGAAGTAGACTTTAGCATAGAAATGCAGTTGAGTGCATCATTAATTTTGAATGAAATGATCATCTGTTTTGATTTGGCAACTAAGAATtataacatattgcatgtgttaaTTTCATTGGAATTCCTGGAATTTCAGATCAGCTTTTGTTATGGTATGGTAACATCATCTAAGGTTGTGAATTTTAATAGTTTTTGGCTGTATGCCTGATAAAATTTCTAGATCCGGAGATTCAACAGCTCGTATATGGACAATAGCGGATGGTAGCTCGAGATCTACTTCTAATGCTCCTTTGAATGTGCTGGTCCTGAAACATGTTAAGGGTAGAACAAATGAGAAGAGTAAAGATGTCACCACACTTGATTGGAATGTGAGTTTTATCTCACTATTCTGACTTAAGTTAATAATAGCTGCTAATTATGCTCTGGCTGAACCCACACTATTGTTTAGTTATACTATCAAATATATTCTCAAAGTTTGCATGTCATAAGCATGTGCTTTTTTAAAGCTTAGCTTTCAACTTGTTGGCTTTTATTATTCTGTACAATATGGTGCtttatttttaggtttgatACTTGGTTTGGATTGGGATTATCTCCTAAGAGCCTCGCTTCTGAAGCTTAGAATGAAATAGTCCAATGCTAGAAGAGTGCCTAACTGCCAAGAATTTAGCATGGTCCATGTTGATTTCATGTATATGGaaatgattttaattataaaaacttaataTGGTCATTTCATTATCTGATACATATTATTCATTATGTACTTTTCATTGGAAGTGTTTTGGCTCAACAACAATAATAGAACCAATGTTATTGTCTCACCATTCTACGACAGTAATTTCAAAGATTCAGTGCTAATTGTATCAATCAGGCTGGAAAGGACACCCAAAAAGATAATAGAGGTGGCACCTTTCTTACATACAGCATGAGTTAGTAACATCTTAGGTATTTGGTATTCCACATCAATGTGGAGATGGAATAGTTCCCTCCTTTGTGTGAATGATAAGAATGTGCATTTGTACATAGCAGTACTTTTGcattactaatatatatatatatatattaatgtaccTCTTGAAAAGCAAGAAATGCACTTTCGAGATGCTATTTTGATGGTACCAAAGGCTCCTGCTGATGTTGTCACCATTTTGTATGAAAAATTTGTGATACTTTTTCCTGTCCTTATGCAGGGTGATGGAACACTACTTGCAACAGGTTCGTATGATGGGCAAGCAAGAATTTGGAGTACAAATGGTAAGATATTAAAGCATGATATGTTTTTTAAGTATATGCAGACCATTCAAGTGTGtgtggtttttttgtttttttttctggggggggggggggtgggggggggtgGATAAGTAGTAGGAGTGTGCATTTCACTTGCCATGTTCAAGGTCTTTTTAACTGATACTCAATTCAATTGAAACCCAAATAACCTTGTCACATGACAATATTGTAGATAATCATAAGCCATTTAATGACCTATTTAAAGCAAGGATATTTCTTATGTGAAAAAGAAACACTAGGATATTTCTTATGTGACAGAAACTAGATAAATTCCTTCTGCTTGGTATTTGTCATAAATTGTATTAACTAGTGTAGTCaatggagaaagagaaaggtgACCTTAAGGCACCAAGTCCTTGTATTGCCTGAGGCATGAGGTGCCAAACGGTGCTCACCCAAGGGAAGCAAGGCACCAAATACTAAATATAGTTCCTTGTATGTATTATGTACATATAATGAACTCAAATAATGTATATCTAATACATGTGGAATATGATAATTAAAAGAAGCaaagataaaaattatcaaatgtgTGCTgcatgaagaaaaaagagagtaataTTGAATTTTATGAGCATGAAAAGTTCATAATTCGTTGTCTTTAACTATTAGAACTTTCACACACTCTTTAGCTGCTTCAGGGACAAAGTAGGCTAGgcacaattttgaaaattgcaaATTGGTTGGAGGCTCAATTAATTGATCTAAGAATAGGCTTTACAGTAGCTTATATGGAAAAAAGTTtggtgagagagagggagagaagtaTAAAATAATGAGAAACAACATGCTTGGTAGCTTATAGTTGAGGTCCCAAGGCCTAACAAAGGCAAGAGGACAATTGTTTGCTTGGTTTTGCTGTGTTGATTGATGAGTCTCatttttgttctgttttgtgagtctctctctctctctctctaaatgtCTGGTTTTGTCTTTAAGCTGGTTGTGGCTGCCAGCATAACCCTCACTTACCTACATAAAAGTACAAAACTGCTATATATATAGGCTTAATTTCATTGAAAATCTCACCTTCAAAGCACGGACACCCCAAATCCCTGGCTTGTCCATGTCGGAGACATGTCAGACACGGACACTCTGGGGACtattggaaaaaataatttttttattaaaatattttctttgattttatatgtgcttttggttttgatagttgttaattattttgaaatttaaaataagtgtAAAATATgattgtatgtatatatattttacttaatttttgtATCCCAATTGTGTTGTGtcttaatttttcaaaacttgcCACGTCTTCATGTCCCATATCATGTTGTGTTTGTGCTTGTTACCTCATCTCAAGCGCCTTGCAATCGTTTGAAGAGAGGAGAGCGCCTTGCTTTGCTTGAGTGTCTAGAGCGTCCAACTTGCCTTTGACTACACTagtatttaaaaagtttttggCGTAGTTCAGTTCCCCCCACTTTACTTGGCAATGTTACTGCCACACAGTAGTTTGTGCATGAGCTGTGCTGTCACTGATGTTTCTTAACTGTTAGAAGTCTATCAGATACTTGTGCTCACAGCCTCACACACATGCATATATATGTTTATGCTAGAAATCTTACCTTAGACATACCCTGGTCACCAAACTAACTTGCTATTTGCTAAAAGATCAGTATCTCAAAAGGATGTGAGAGAAGAATGTGGATAGAATAAGTGAATTACGAAAGCATCGTGGAGATTTGATTTACACAAAGTTGAGTTCCTTGCACAGCTAGGATATGTGGTTAGCGAATTTTCActagttctttttctttgagttatttccttcttttttttctttgagttatttctttgtttctttgagttatttcctttttttttctttgagttaTTTCTAGTGTGTGGTTGgaggaatattttttttataaataggaTATATGGTTAGAGAATTTTCAATTGAAGTTCTTTTtccttagatttcttttgatttgttcaaaAACATTGGGGATtatactttttcctttttcttccaatataatatttttaattaccaCCCCCCTCCACCCAAAAAAAGATTCAATTTGAGCTTTGGTTATTTTACTCATTCTCgttggtttttgtgtttgtttgagATAGCATATTTTCATTGGTTTATTTGGCTTAAAAGATAAACTAGGCAAAAGTACAattgtacccttttttttttagttgtacaTAGTCCAAATAAACTGAATGGCAGATGCATGGGAAAGGCATGAGACTTTTATTCCATTTTCAAAGATCCAGTTTTCTCTTTAACAGTAGGGCAGATGTAATGTTATTTTTTCCCGTTTTGTTGTGTTGTTAATATTATGTATAATATCTCAATCTGTTATAATTATATGGATATCTCTTTCCCCAAAATATACGTCCACACATACACAATTACATAACCTAAGCATATAATATCTGCATGTATGGACTAGGCCAAATGTTTAAGCAATTTTTTTCCTGGTTGGTTTGATATCTTCATGTggtacctatcaaaaaaaaaaaaaaaaactttcgtGTGGTGTCATATTTATGTGGGAACTTGGAATTGTAATTGTATGCTAGTCTTCATTGCATCGCACAAATTTATTTGGTGTActgatttttgttgttatctttGTTCAGGTGAATTAAGGAGTACTCTAAGCAAACATAAAGGACCCATATTCTCTCTAAAGTGGAACAAGAAGGGTGATTATCTTCTTACAGGCAGCTGTGATAAAACTGCAATTGTATGGGATGTGAAGGCAGAGGAATGGAAACAACAATTTGAATTTCATTCAGGTGTTGCATTTGATTGAATGTTAATACTCATCAGTGTTTGTCTTGTGCAACAATTTCCTTTGTTTGGGTTTAAACTTGAATATTTGTATCATTTAGGTCCAACACTTGATGTCGACTGGCGCAACAATGTTTCATTTGCAACAAGTTCCACAGACAATATGATATATGTTTGCAAGATTGGAGAAAACCGCCCTATCAAAACTTTTGCTGGGCATCAGGTTTGTTCCTGAATTCTACTGCTCATATTGCTCCCTAAGTATTGCTTCTGTACTTTTCTATTCATAGCCAACCTTGGGGCTTAGTGTGGATTTTTGCTGGGAATTGCCAGCTCCACCTTTAGGAATGTTTCAGTTTACTCAAAAATTATACATCGACCCTAAGATTAATCAAGTAGCAAAACATGTATTTACCAGCTTAGCGCCTACATTAGTGGTAGTAGGTTACTAGAATTGCCGCATTGTGTCTAAATCTGTTCTTTTTGACTATCAAGTAGCGAAACTTGTTGACTTTGGTTGGCTTCTGAATGTTTGGAAAGCATTAGATCAAACTGTGTGCATTGACTTATGAAAAGATTtcattgtaaatatttttttaaagctaaTTATGAACTTTGTGCAATTTCAGGGTGAAGTTAACTGTGTCAAATGGGATCCAACAGGTTCTTTGTTGGCCTCTTGCTCTGATGATATCACAGCAAAGGTTGTTTATGCTACTCCTTCCttttaggaaatttgatttacatcttatgttttatttttatttttataagtaattactgcttcatcaaataaaaaacaaaagtacaGAAGgactaatcaaaaaaaaaaaaaaaaacaaaagaacagaaggacttatcaaaaaaaaaaaaaaccaaaagaacagAAGGGACCAGAGCACACAGGCAGTGTGCTAGGggccaaaacaaaattataaagcaAGAAAATTACAGCTATCAAGTAAATCAGCCAAAGAGTTAAAAGTAAAAACACCCGAGGCATTTGTCCACTCAGATAAAGTCTGGAAGAATAGCAGCTTCAAATCATGAATCAACCTCTTTTGCTTCCTTCAAAAGTGTAAGTATTCCTTTCCCACCAAATACTCCTCATGAGACAATGAGGGATCATGGCCCAAATTGCTGCATATCTATATCTGTTAAACTTCCTTGGCCAGCTTGCTATAGGATCCACAACCCAATTGGCATAACCCACAGAACgccaaatagagaaaacaccaAATTCCACAACTCTCTAGCAACAGGGCAGTGCATAAGTAAATGATCAATAGTCTCCTCATCTCTCTTATACATGCAACACCAATCGATCACCATTACTCTACACCTCCTCAAATTATCACTACTTAAATCCTCCCCAATGCCacaatccaaaaaaagaaactaaccTTTGTAGGTACTTTCAGCTTCCATATAGACTTCCAAGGAAGAGAGAGTTGAATAGAAGAATGTAAGGCCCTATAAAAGGATCTAACATCAAAAGTCTGCTTGGAGGAGGGAATCCAGCAAAGCTCATCCGCTACATTCTTTCTCCTCAGGCCAGAATAGATCAAATCTATAAAGGAGACAACCAATTCCAATTCCCAATCTTGTGCTGGTTTAACAAAACTGACATTCCAATGATAACTATCCTCTAAAAGAGATAACAAGTCTGCCACTGAAGCATCCCTGTTACAAGCAAAGCCATAAAGTTCAGGGAAGTTGTCTTTCAGAGGAAGCCCCCCACACCAAGGGTCATGCCAGAATTTTATAGAAGAGTCATCTCCCACCTTAAAGTtaacaaaatgataaaaagtGTCGCACCCCTTCCTGATCCTCTTCCAAAGACAAACTCCGTTGGGCCCCTGCACAGAATTAGAGCACCAAACCCCCCCTGCATCTTATGTGTCATTGACATAGATTTTCACTGTTGGCATTATATATATGCGCATGTGTTTGTGTGTCTGCACTTTTGTCACTGCCAGGGTTGTTTATGGTACTAGTAGTACATTGATTTGCATCTTATGTTCCATTGACATAGATGTTTGCTCTTAGCATTATCTGTGTGTGTGCATGCGCGCGCGTCATCTTCAACTTGTATTTcaatcttcaaattaaattaaccTGTTTCATACAGTTTAATAACATTTCTTCTTGGCTTATATTGGTTCTTGTCTctccaaaatatatattgttctgttggttttttttctttttggtgtgtttttgttttcaatttcaactaataTATGGCAATGTTGTAGATATGGAGTATGAAGCAGGAAAAGTTTGTTCATGACTTAAAGGATCATGCTAAGGTACTGTGGagattttgtttctctttttaatcCCAATGTGTTTGCCTCCCAGCATATGCACTTCTGATCTGACTGGATTGTTCTCAGAAACATTGAATAATTGTTTTGCAGGAGATATATACTATCAGATGGAGTCCCACTGGACCTGGTACAAGCAACCCTAATCATCAGTTATTGTTGGCAAGGTATATGCTGttgatttaatgaatttgaatGCCATTAATTTTCATCTACCTTTATGCATTTGCACCAGTTATCTAGTTATTCTATTTGGTAGTTCTGGAATTGCTTTTTTAGttgatcatttattttttattccttgaaaAGTGAATTTACTATGGATTATGAATTATGGATTTGTTCTAGAAAACCTGTTAatgttatcaaaattttcatagaGGCACAGAATTATTAAAAGCTTGCAGCCTGTAGTAAAACTCAATTGATTATATGAGGTGCTGTTAAAGAAGTTTGTATTTGACATCTTCATATATACAAAACACATTGAACTCTAATTAGTTTCATACAATATTATTAAAGAGGTAGAGTGCATCAGGAGTTGTTAGGTGAAGCCACCATTGTGTTGAAAATGTTCCATTGCCATTTGGTCTTCAATGATGGTCAGGTTTATTTTCTCAGACTGTAGACTTCATAATTTTTGTCTTGGCCCATCTTCAACTCCTGTCTGTAGTGATGGATAACTTTATTGCATTAATATATCATGCTGGTTTCACTATTATCATTTAactttcctatcaaaaaaatatatcgTGCTGGTCATTGTATTTCTTCACCCCCACCCCCCTTTCACATTTAGTCCTGAACCTTTACCCCATGATTTAAAATGGTCCTCAGGCTTTGAAATGCTTCATATTGGTCCTTATAATTTTAAGTTCATGTCTAATGTTCATTGTCGTTAGCTCTTACTTTGATTCTCTCTACTCCAAAACAAAGTATTTGAATAGCCAATCCTTTCCCTTATATGTTGATATCAAAATCCTTGGGATTTCACTGAACAATCTCTACTCAATCAGCAGGAGTTAACTGCAAGGACTTTTTTGACacaacttttctttttgataagtatttCTTTGACACAAACTtaaaaatgtaaggactaaatgAAGCATTTCAAAGGATAGGAAATTAGAATACCGCAACACCCATGAGGGTTGCCATGCACACTTCACAAATGATTGATAGCTCAAAGGTGGCTTTCCCCCATTATTTTCCAAATATTAGTCATTGGAGTGACTAGCAATTAACAGAGGGAGAGATTCACTTAAATGAACTAACATGGGCATAAATACTTCAAAGCTCAAATgcaattgaaaaatgaaagtcCAAAGTTTGAACTCACCTTTTGTATAATATCCGCGGGATTGAAGAGTGTATGACTCACAGGAGAGAAAACCTCAATTACAGCAGTAGATGCATAGTCCtgtttatattttaatgaatttgaaacATGGGGCAAAGGTTGAGGACTAAATGTGTAACTAAGCCTATATCACTGTGTTAAGATAAACTAAGGTTTTGCTATGACAAGATCTGAATAAAATTCTTTGTGCATCATATTGCATAcaaacttcacacacacacacacacacacagttaAAATAATGTGTGTTGCAGGACATATTTAGGTCTTCATTCTTGTTTTACTTATTTCAGTTAAAATATTCAGCTGGTTGTGTTTCTATGTAGTGCATCGTTTGACTCAACAGTGAAGCTATGGGACGTGGAACTTGGGAAACTTCTATACAGCTTAAATGGACACAGGTACTGGCCCTTGCTGCTGTCATTGACGATATTTGAAGGTGATTATAACCGATGAGATGCTTTTGAATTTCACTGATGTCTTATATTGAAACTTCAGGGAACCTGTATATTCTGTTGCATTTAGCCCAAATGGTGAGTATTTGGCCAGTGGATCTCTTGATAAATCCATGCACATCTGGTCATTGAAGGAAAACAAGATTGTCAAAACTTATACAGGCAATGGGGGCATATTTGAAGTTTGCTGGAACAAGGAAGGTGACAAGATTGCTGCATGTTTTGCCAACAATACAGTTTGTGTTTTGGATTTCAGAATGTAAGGTCTGGGAAAATGCTCTACAATTTCCCTAGTTTTCCAAAGCACTATGACCTCAGGAATGATAATTAACTTCTTAGTTGGTCTTCAAAGTTTAGTTGTGGAGATATTACTTTTGATGGGGATGGGTAAAAATGTATTTTGGGTGGGTAGGTTTTGCGTTTTAACCATAGATCAGGCATTACTCACTTGTATTGATCGCTTTTGTAATTACATTTACTCAATTATCTTTCAGGCTTATGCTTGGTAGGAGTGAATTGTGAGTTTGTAACCCAATTATGTACAGAATTATTTGAATTGGGCCATAATTCGTGGTTTCTAGTTTACCATTTCTTTTCCCAATGATAGTTATTTGGAACGATGTTTGTTACCCGGTTACATTTCGTTTACTATGTTTATTTCAGTTTTTCTTTGCTGAATGGTTATCTTTTCAGTTGATGTTGAGGAATGAGCCCAACTATCACTGGTCAAACAGATTAGGCAAAGTTGGAATTTGATGGCAATTGGTTTAAAAAAGTTATTCAAATTGTACGATCAATGGAATGCTTAGTAACACTGTATCAGTGATATATTACAGTTCATTAGTAATTCTCACAACCACAAGAACATGATCCGTTAACAATATTGCAATTCACCAGTAATTCCCACAAGAACATGAACCGTTCACAAAGTGGTGAAATCGATTATGGTCCCTCATTACGATCTTACGTCCCAGTTATCTTTGAAATCAGCTTGGTCACAGCATGGCAGTCCAGACATACACGGAGGTTCTTCACAATCTTTATAGTAGTTCCGGGTTGAGTACTGATGAGCCCAAAAGCCATAGCTAGCTTCTCATTGAACTTCAAGGGATTGTTCCTTTTGTCTCTCTGTTAAGTCATGTAACACAATTTCTGTCTGTGGAGGGTAGCTGTGTGCCTCAAGCCAACAGTTTATCTCCTCTAGCATCATGTAAATTTCTTTGCTGTTTGGGTGTTTCTTATCTCCAGCAAGAAACTCGTGTACCTTATTATTCACTTCAATTGAGCTACAGCCAGGTTCCTTCTGCACTGCACTGTCTTTCATCAAGGTCCTCACCCTTGCCACCCCATCCCGGTTGCCAGCAGCTGCATATATGTTTGATAAAAGAATATACGTTCCTGAATTTGCAAGGTTCTTGCCAACCAGAAACTCTGCAATTTCCTCTCCCAAAGCAATGTTATCATGGAGCCTACAGGCCGCAAGCAAAGTTCCCCATAAGACAGGATCTAACTCTGTGTTCATGTTTTTGACAAGCACATATGCTTCTTCTAAATGCCCAGCACGGCCAAGAAGATTTACCATACACCCAAAATGCTCAATCCTTGGTTCAATCCCACATTGATCTTtcattgaa
It encodes the following:
- the LOC126732846 gene encoding WD40 repeat-containing protein HOS15 isoform X2 — encoded protein: MNSITSVELNYLVFRYLQESGFTHAAFALGYEAGINKCPIDGNLVPPGSLITFVQKGLQYLEMEANLSNSDTDLVEDFSFLQPLDLITKDVYELRKIINEKRKNLQKDRDKDKELDREHEGERARIRDKERHEREKEREKDKERAEKDKERAEKDKEREKQHEDHTDREMVTDVEDKVIVKPEDNGVSAGPEPMDISTTLTSQACEIPSSDVTILEGHTSEVCACAWSPTGSFLASGSGDSTARIWTIADGSSRSTSNAPLNVLVLKHVKGRTNEKSKDVTTLDWNGDGTLLATGSYDGQARIWSTNGELRSTLSKHKGPIFSLKWNKKGDYLLTGSCDKTAIVWDVKAEEWKQQFEFHSGPTLDVDWRNNVSFATSSTDNMIYVCKIGENRPIKTFAGHQGEVNCVKWDPTGSLLASCSDDITAKIWSMKQEKFVHDLKDHAKKH
- the LOC126732846 gene encoding WD40 repeat-containing protein HOS15 isoform X1 gives rise to the protein MNSITSVELNYLVFRYLQESGFTHAAFALGYEAGINKCPIDGNLVPPGSLITFVQKGLQYLEMEANLSNSDTDLVEDFSFLQPLDLITKDVYELRKIINEKRKNLQKDRDKDKELDREHEGERARIRDKERHEREKEREKDKERAEKDKERAEKDKEREKQHEDHTDREMVTDVEDKVIVKPEDNGVSAGPEPMDISTTLTSQACEIPSSDVTILEGHTSEVCACAWSPTGSFLASGSGDSTARIWTIADGSSRSTSNAPLNVLVLKHVKGRTNEKSKDVTTLDWNGDGTLLATGSYDGQARIWSTNGELRSTLSKHKGPIFSLKWNKKGDYLLTGSCDKTAIVWDVKAEEWKQQFEFHSGPTLDVDWRNNVSFATSSTDNMIYVCKIGENRPIKTFAGHQGEVNCVKWDPTGSLLASCSDDITAKIWSMKQEKFVHDLKDHAKEIYTIRWSPTGPGTSNPNHQLLLASASFDSTVKLWDVELGKLLYSLNGHREPVYSVAFSPNGEYLASGSLDKSMHIWSLKENKIVKTYTGNGGIFEVCWNKEGDKIAACFANNTVCVLDFRM